The sequence TCGAGATGTACGGATCCATGTGTCTACATACATAGATTCTGTTCATGGATTAACGAAAATGTGCAAGAGCTCTATTTGCCTCTGCCATTCTATGAGTCGCTTCCTTTTTGCGTATGGCACCCCCACTCCCTTTGGCAGCATCTACTAATTCGGAACTTAATTTGAAAGCCATGTTTCGACCCGGACACTTTTGGGATGCTTCTAATAACCAACGAATGgcaagtgctcttccttgtttaGATCCTATTTCAATCGGAACTTTCCGCGTCGATCCTTTTTTATTACGTCTTGTTTTTACTCCTatattgggagttactctacgtattGCTTGACGTAAAACCAATAGTGGATTTGTTTCTGTCTTTTGTTGAATCTTTTTCACGGCTCGATAGAGAATTTGATAAGCCAATGATTTTTTTCCGTCTTTCATAATACGGTTAACCACCATGTTAACTAATCGATTACGAAAAATTGGATCGGATTTTGCAGTTCTTTTTTCTGCAGTACCTCGATGTGACATGAGCGTGAAAGAGGTTCAAGAATCCGTTTTCTTTTTATAAGGGCTAAAATCACTTATTTTTTGGATTTTTGACCCCATATTGTAGGGTGGATCTCGAAAGATAGGAAAGATCTCCCTCCAAGCCGTACATACGACTTTCATCGAATACGGATTTCCACAGAATTCTATAGGGATCTATGAGATCGAGTATGGAATTCTGTTTACTCACTTTAAATTGAGTATCCATTTCCCTCCTTTTCCCGCTAGGATCGG comes from Triticum aestivum cultivar Chinese Spring unplaced genomic scaffold, IWGSC CS RefSeq v2.1 scaffold36455, whole genome shotgun sequence and encodes:
- the LOC123176284 gene encoding 30S ribosomal protein S7, chloroplastic-like, which translates into the protein MSHRGTAEKRTAKSDPIFRNRLVNMVVNRIMKDGKKSLAYQILYRAVKKIQQKTETNPLLVLRQAIRRVTPNIGVKTRRNKKGSTRKVPIEIGSKQGRALAIRWLLEASQKCPGRNMAFKLSSELVDAAKGSGGAIRKKEATHRMAEANRALAHFR